A single Panthera uncia isolate 11264 chromosome E2 unlocalized genomic scaffold, Puncia_PCG_1.0 HiC_scaffold_19, whole genome shotgun sequence DNA region contains:
- the LOC125915867 gene encoding vomeronasal type-1 receptor 1 — MAATKWEIGILFLTQLGVGILANASLLCLYNFTLLTGHKVRPTDLILNQLVLANSLVLLLRGIPQAMAAFRSKYFLNEAGCKLLFYFHRVARGVSLSTTTLLSVFQTIKLCSNFSRWLELRIRSPMFIGFCCLLCWILHLLVNIFVPIKMISPMSGKNYSVRIRYGYCSTLNPDRFLKFVVVAIFFLTDFMCLSLMAWASGSVVLFLLRHKQRVQHIHSHSLAPRPSPEARASCTILILVNAFFFFYSLSSLLFVWMTLFAIPGQWLVDASMFLSSCFPTFSPFVLIFSDTRITRFCFISWQGKHIF, encoded by the coding sequence ATGGCTGCCACCAAGTGGGAAATAGGAATCCTCTTCCTCACTCAGCTGGGAGTGGGAATCCTTGCAAACGCCTCTCTCCTGTGTCTTTATAACTTCACACTTCTCACTGGACACAAGGTGAGACCCACAGACTTGATTCTCAATCAACTGGTCTTAGCCAACTCCTTGGTGCTTTTATTGAGAGGGATCCCTCAGGCCATGGCAGCCTTTAGatcaaaatatttcctgaatgagGCCGGATGTAaacttcttttctatttccatagAGTGGCCAGAGGGGTTTCCCTCAGCACTACCACACTTCTCAGTGTCTTTCAGACCATTAAACTATGTTCCAATTTCTCTAGGTGGCTGGAGCTCAGAATAAGATCCCCAATGTTCATTGGTTTCTGCTGTCTCCTTTGCTGGATCCTGCATCtgttggtaaatatttttgttcctaTCAAAATGATTAGTCCTATGAGTGGCAAAAATTATAGTGTGAGAATAAGGTATGGATACTGTTCCACACTCAATCCAGACAGATTTCTCAAATTTGTGGTTGTAGCAATATTCTTCCTAACTGATTTTATGTGTTTGAGTCTCATGGCCTGGGCCAGTGGCTCAGTGGTCCTTTTCCTGCTCAGGCACAAACAGCGAGTCCAACACATTCACAGCCACAGCCTTGCTCCCAGACCTTCTCCCGAGGCCAGGGCCAGTTGTACCATCTTGATCCTTGTgaatgcttttttcttcttttactcactgtcttctcttttgtttgtttggatgaCTCTATTTGCTATTCCGGGCCAGTGGCTGGTGGATGCCTCTATGTTTTTGTCTTCATGTTTCCCAACATTCAGCCCTTTTGTGCTCATTTTCAGTGATACTCGCATCACtcggttttgtttcatttcctggcaaggaaaacatattttctaa
- the LOC125915854 gene encoding zinc finger and SCAN domain-containing protein 4-like → MDLDFRTSFLCDPSMDNLGSGNKDFKPSQGPALQKAEEISELQDTQHNLFQNGNNSFAKQELQRLYKSFYLWLQPEKHSKDEIIFQVVLEQFMINRHCSDRSTLKEKWESGGRNLEKFMEGLSDGCMKPPGLVHVHMQGQEALFSENMPLREVIVHLAKQLSAGTPTGENMGTRSCTPQDTSLAMGRGDEDKENGGNIDQVNDGITSQGNEIPSLLIIQEEGCPRPEDDSVSLKNPVSSGRTGLAISGSQEGCPKGPPYQDILMELGPGFLSQPVKVTPEPVPTHQNEGISTCEGLQERSHEAPKPYRCEKCPKIFRYFSQLKAHQRRHNNERTFICAECNKGFFQASDLRVHQMTHAREKPFTCSTCEKSFSHKTNLQAHERIHTGEKPYACSLCRRSYRQSSTYHRHLRTHQKMAFKSAPSTPEASSAAAPM, encoded by the exons ATGGATTTAGATTTCAGAACCTCGTTTCTGTGTGACCCATCCATGGATAACCTTGGATCaggaaataaagactttaaaCCCAGCCAAGGACCTGCTCTCCAAAAGGCAGAGGAGATCTCTGAGCTCCAGGACACCCAGCACAACTTATTTCAAAATGGCAACAACTCATTTGCAAAGCAGGAACTGCAAAGACTCTATAAATCATTTTACTTGTGGCTGCAGCCAGAAAAACACAGcaaagatgaaattatttttcaagtggtCCTGGAACAGTTTATGATCAATCGACACTGCAGTGATCGGTCTACATTGAAGGAGAAGTGGGAATCAGGTGGCAGAAACCTGGAGAAATTCATGGAAGGTCTGAGTGATGGTTGCATGAAGCCACCTGGCTTA GTCCACGTCCACATGCAGGGACAGGAAGCCCTCTTTTCTGAGAATATGCCCTTAAGAGAAGTCATTGTTCATCTCGCCAAACAGTTGTCAGCAGGAACCCCAACAGGAGAGAACATGGGGACACGGTCCTGTACTCCCCAGGATACTTCCCTGGCAATGGGACGAG GAGACGAAGATAAAGAAAATGGTGGCAACATTGACCAAGTAAATGACGGTATTACTAGTCAAGGCAATGaaatcccttccctgctcattatCCAGGAAGAGGGCTGTCCTAGGCCTGAAGACGACAGTGTTTCTTTGAAGAATCCAGTCAGCTCTGGAAGAACAGGTCTAGCTATCTCCGGGTCCCAGGAGGGGTGCCCGAAAGGACCCCCTTATCAAGATATCCTTATGGAACTGGGACCAGGGTTTCTCTCTCAGCCAGTCAAGGTCACCCCTGAGCCTGTTCCTACCCACCAGAATGAGGGAATCTCCACATGTGAGGGACTCCAAGAAAGATCCCATGAAGCCCCCAAACCATATAGATGTGAAAAGTGTCCCAAGATCTTTAGGTATTTCTCTCAGCTAAAAGCCCATCAGAGAAGACACAATAATGAGAGGACATTTATTTGTGCTGAGTGTAACAAAGGCTTCTTCCAAGCATCAGACCTACGCGTGCACCAGATGACTCACGCAAGAGAGAAGCCTTTCACGTGCAGCACGTGTGAAAAGTCCTTCAGCCACAAAACCAACCTCCAGGCTCATGAGAGAATCCACACGGGAGAGAAGCCCTACGCGTGTTCCCTTTGCCGGAGAAGCTACCGCCAGTCATCCACCTACCACCGCCACCTGAGGACTCACCAGAAAATGGCCTTCAAAAGTGCTCCTTCCACACCAGAAGCTTCCTCAGCTGCAGCCCCAATGTAA